From the Schistocerca piceifrons isolate TAMUIC-IGC-003096 chromosome 2, iqSchPice1.1, whole genome shotgun sequence genome, the window CTAGTTCTTGTTACTATTATGGTGGTACCGAAATTTCTGTTTACCATATCACTTCAACAATGCGCCACCCACCACACAATTTGTTAGGACTTGCAAAGTAGCAAGAAACTGCAGCAACAAAAATCTGTAATATTGTCACAGTACTTTCCTTTGGAGAACACATGTTATTGAAATCATTACCTTGGCCACCCTAGATTCAAACGTTTTatgagtgaaatggttcaaatggctctgagcactatgggactcaacggctgtggtcataagtcccctagaacttagaactacttaaacctaactaacctaaggacatcacacacatccacgcccgaggcaggattcgaacctgcgaccgtagcggtcgtgcggttccagactgtagcgcctttaaccgctcggccactccggccggcttttatgagTGAAGTATTGCTACTTTGCTTCATTCTTTATCTGGGCAACCATTTTAGGTCTAAGCTATAACTGAATAGAGACAAATTGTGATTAACACATTTATGATTGTACCAGTCGAATAGACGGTGGAGATTATAGTTTAACATCATGAAACTTCGTGTACTCATTGTTTAGTACCCCCTTGCAATAAGTTAAATCACTATAGTGGAATGAAGGTGGATTTGAGCTAATCCTGTTTTGTTATCTGCTATAGTCGTAACGATCAATGGTAGTAACCAATTAACATTTCCACAATATCAACATTATAAAGCTTTTGAAGTGAAGTTGAATTGTCAAATTGCTCGAAAAAGCATTGAAATAAAAGCTACTACCTGTTTGCGAATTTGTTggattatattttaaaatatacttTTACGTTAGAAAAATACCATAGTTAAACCTATTTCCTTCTGTAGAGATGGAAATTATAGAAGAAACTGCATTCATCCGGACACCAAAGATAACTTTTCAACGGCGTCAGCTGCGATTTAAACTCCAGAAATTAATGGCAACTATATCTTTGGTAGTTCTCGTCTGTAGAAGTGACGAAAGAAACAGACAGAATACATGGAAGGTGATGTGATTCATCTGTGCCATCAGCTGGAAGCATTCCAAAGCAAGCCATTACAAGAAACAGGGGAGGCTGTGTCGTGTATTTGATTTTGAGGTCCGTAATACAATGAACGAAGACAGAGATCGCGAAGATGACCCGCTGTTAGATATGTTCATTACCAATTGGGAGGAGCAGTGTATACAACATGTTGAAAGTGAACCCGACTACGAAGGACAGCTTCAGAGGGAGAGGGAACAAACTCACCAGAAACTGTGGGTGACTTTTCAAAACAGCGCAACTGCAATAGCGCAACTTTATAGAGGTGATTGTGATGTCAATATTGATCACTGTTGCTAAGATAGGAGTGGTGCATCCTTCCATTTTGTGTGGCATGTTATTGATTGTCGAGCCACCCACAATAATTTTCCTGTGTTGTTTTCAGAACGTCAGCAAGGCCTTTCGTTATGGATACCTTTCCAAACCGCCGCTGGTACGGTGACAAATTTGTACAAAGGTAATGAAAACATGGATGCCGATGAGCCGAATGTCAACATACATGGCTGACCTTGTATTCTTTTACTATGTATAGCTCATGTATGTTCGTTGTAGAAAAATAATGTGAATCAAGACTTCTGAGCGGTATGTCACATCTATCAAAGATTAAGTAAGACAATAGCTGACGCCTTTATGTGAACGTTTCTTTGTAAAATCGTAAATTTGCAGATTCCACGGAAGGAATAAGGCGGACTAGTGAACTTGGAATTCAGTGCGGTTATCAGAGACGAAACAAGGAATTGTTGAGCTGGGTTCGGAAAATGCGACACAAAATAAGACGGGAGGATCTACTTTCTTATTTGGCTGGAAAGCCAACTCCACCTCGACCACATCATAGGTGAGTTTCTTATGTTTGCCAAGTGTTTTGGTGAGTGCTGGAACGTATAATTGTTTGTAATCGAACAAAGTGCTTGGCCTTGGCAGTGATTGTGCAGTTGGAGCATCTGGTATATCCATTATCTTAACAAAGGTAATTCATATGTTTCTAATCTGTGACTTTTTTGTCATGCAGATGTTTACTGTAATTTGTGGCAGGTCACGCTTGCTACTCAACTACAGTTTCGTTTTGCAGCATTAAATAGGTGTTAACTGATGTATTCGTGGAAATAATGGAGGCCACCGTTAATCGTGGATTCtctgtatttttgtaatttatttcatttgagAGACACAAAATCGACAAGCTAATTCTGATACCCGAATTGCTGATAGCCACGTTTACAAATGCCCCATACGTAACAGTTCGGAGCGTTACCTGTGGATGTAAGTGTATTAGCAAAATTCGTGTTCAAAATAAGCCCAATGTCAAGCAAATCTTATTGATTTATGTTCTACAGagagttattttatttgtttatttcggtAAAGGATCATCTCACATTGACATATGAGCTCTTGAATTGTATCAGTCATCACATTCATTGTTAAAACTGAAAATTCATAAACAGTTTATTTTTGTGAATTATGTGGTGGAAGACCGTATTGTGATCAAATAGACTCTCCAAAGACACAAAAGTAAACTATATACAATTTTCTTTCTGAGTTTGAAGTATTTACATAAGAAAAAATGGTTTGCTTCATTTTGTTATAAATTCAAAATGGTGCATCAGTTCGTAACTTGAAGTATATTAGTTCAATTTTCATACTTAAACACACTCTTGGCTTATGGAATTATTTTACAGGTAAATGCCACGAAAATAAATATTTAGCCTGCTTTTGAGAAGTAAACATTGACATTGTTTTCCCCCCCGTAAGTAAATTCTTTTTAATACCTGTTAGATGCATTGTAAGTGCTGATCACTttccagaacatttgtaatttaaTGATTCTTTTGTGCTAAAAATAAACATGTTTCATTAAACTTGAAATTACTCTGTGTGGAATTGCACCTTTGTATATGGTTTTGCTGGCAAAAAGTCTTAGGCGGGTGGGCGAGTGCAGAAACAAAGCAAGAGAAAATAATAACTTATTTGGTTCACCATGTTCTTGATTATCTAGATTCAAATGTGCGGACTCATATGAGCAAAACAATAGACAAATTTTAATTCTAAAGAAGTATAAATATGTTACTGTAAGTAGTTACGAATGTTGTCAGATAATTACTAGAGTAGTCATTTTAATATTAAGGTAGGTGTTTTTGTGATAAACGGAAGCTGCTTAGTATAACAAAGCAGCAGCCATTCTCttaaatttattttgattattgcaGCTAATGCAGGGGCAAATACAATACAGCAGCTTAATACAGAAAACATTTATAGACAGTTTCTCGTCTCTATTAATGTGTAAACTTTGGTCTCTCCCATTCTAGGGTGTGTCACTTGTCCTTCCTTTTTTAACCAGCTCATCTCTCCTTCCCAATGAAGGAACTATCAGTTCTCAAAGCTAAGTAGTGTGTCTACTCCTGTTATTAGTGTGTATCAGCAGTAGTAGCATTTTTCTTGCTGGAGATAAGCACAGTCCATTGACTTTTTATCAGGATGAGTAGTTTTCCTAACTGAATTTTCCTTGGATACAATTAACCTGTGCTTATTAATTCTGTGATGGTACTCACTGATGATTTGATCTGTTGAACACTCTTTTGTTCATTCCTTCATTATGCTTGAATAATCTTAGTGAGAACCTTCTGGGATATGGAACAAATCATTGTGTACATTAAGTTTCGTACGTTAAATTTAGCTACCATGAGTGGAAATAGTGAAGTGTATGTACAGCTTAAGTTTGTGATATGTTTAACTTTTATTAAGTTGTATCTTGGTTTGTTCCACTTCCCTAAAGGGCCTCATTTATGATGATTTCTACAGAACATGACGAATCAGTGAATGGAAATAAATGGATGGAGTAGTGCAAtgctgtaatgaagtactatataAATCCTGAACAGGCAGAGTGAACCAGTAGAGAGACAGAATGTGATCTGTGTTTAGTTGGTGGAAAAAACTATCGCCAAATATTGTTAAATGTGTTTCTGTCATACAAGTGGTGGGACACTTACATTTGGTCCTCATGAGAAGGACTTTGAAGATACAAAgtcttcttctttctgtttgtaGACAggcgtgtagtagtagtagtaaataaTTCTTTTAGTTTACAGCTGATGTAAATTGTACCCAAACTACATCAGGAGACAATTCTCCGACAAGAATTGTGTATTGTATTTTGACTGAAATCTAATAATAGTACTTCAGTGTTAGCAGTTAAATTACTGTATTAAGAATTTCTAACACAAGCCAATTGTATCCCCCAATACACATGAAGAACAGTGAGCTCTTGAATGACATTATTGTTGTGAtatataaaaattgaaatattaagatgtgaaacaaatactaacaaaaagatagaggggctggccagtacttacctcagctcagtacagcagaTAGATTCACAAAactgaacagaaaatttacattcctagctttcggaactttgttccttcatcagggagcagaaaggagaaaaaagggaagaagggaaagtggattcagttactcacaacccaggttatgaagcaacagggaaaggtaaataGGGGGGGTAGCAGgaatggaggcatggttgtcagagggaagccaaagatattctactgttaagtactgtgccagcttcaaaccaaagagtatgcatacagaagtaaagaggtatatagtataaagataaacacaactacgtaggatgaaaagatgggtgaatggctaaagaggagagggaaaaaggagaaggagagcaagttcccatctccgcagttccgagggactggtgttgggtgggagaagccaagggattcgtcactggagcagatacgtttgccattaatacctaggctgtagggaagggagtgtttgatgtggaatggatgccagctatcaaagtgaaggtactgttgtttgtgggtttgatgtggacagaggtgtggatgtgagcttcaacaagatgaaggtcaacatccgttttggagaaggaccaggtgaaattcagattcgaaaaggagctgaggttatggaggaaattaaggagtgtttcttcaccatgagtccagaccacaaagatgtcatatataaacctataccaggccaggggaagcagctgttgggtcttcaggaaagcctccttcatgcagcccatgaagaggttggcataaggCGGAGCCATCCTGGCTCCCATGGCCATTCCcccgatttgtttgtaggtctggccttcaaaagtgaagtaattatgggtgaggatgaagttggtaagtgtgataaggaatgaggtttttggaagatctttgggtgggcgttgggagaggtagtgttcaaacGCAGAGAGACCAAGGGTATGTGAGATGTTTGTGTAAATGgctgtagcatctatggtgacaagaaaggtttcagatgggaggggagtgggaatggatttgagccATTCTAGgcagtggtttgtgtctttgatgtaggatgggagtctgcaggtgataggttggaggtgttggtctaccagagctgagatacgttccgctggggctttgaagcctgccacaattggatggccaggatggttctctttgtggattttgggtaataggtagaaggtaggggtaagtggctcaggtggagtgagtaggtctatggaagccgttgtgaggccttgtgagggaccttcgATTTTTAGGATTTTCGGCAGCTCAGTCTGGAtcgagggaatgggatcctgggtaacagctttgtaggttgaggtgtcggagagttgacgcagtccttctgccacatactccacacggtcaagtaccacagttgtggagcctctatccgccgggaggatgacaatagagcggtctgttttcagctccttaatggcacaggattcagctggggtgatgttgggggttgtcgggattttcttcaagaaggactgggagacaacactggatgtgaggaattcctgaaatgtctgcaagggatagttttgggggggggggggaggatccctTTGGCAAGGCggtcgaaactgttctagacagggttcaacactggttttagtatttgggggctgtgtttgggtggtgaagtgatatttccagttgaggttctgggtgaatgagaggagatctttaacgagagcagtgtggttgaatttaggcgtggggctaaaggttaagccttgtGATAGAACaaatgtctctggaggagagagggatctggatgagttagaactgaattgggactggtgatatgtggcatttgactgtggttgtaGTTGA encodes:
- the LOC124776433 gene encoding telomere attrition and p53 response 1 protein — protein: MNEDRDREDDPLLDMFITNWEEQCIQHVESEPDYEGQLQREREQTHQKLWVTFQNSATAIAQLYRERQQGLSLWIPFQTAAGTVTNLYKDSTEGIRRTSELGIQCGYQRRNKELLSWVRKMRHKIRREDLLSYLAGKPTPPRPHHRSSPRPRTLIERHGSPAGFQMDAQHHEFHISSNHCNSVYSDDNMRTFREAITFANPATAASRRQRSSDLGSFITNEFARHKRPAPSSSPLSDISMDSPTHKRSRLT